The window acaccaccacacacacaatatattttatttattataatatataaatatataatataatatttatatattatatatatatatatattaataattgtgtgtgtggggtgtttgtgtgtggtgtggggtgtgtgtgtatcatcaacacacacatacttatattataatatattttaaaaaatatatatatttaaaatatattatatatataattatttaaaatacataatcatactattacatacaacacccacacaccacacaccaaccatactatacaaatattgtatatatatatataataaatatatattaaaatatataatatatatatattatatataaaatattgtgtgtgtgtgtgtgtatacaacatataatattaaaattttatatataaaatttatatatatataatataatatattaatatatatatataatattaatgttttgggtgtgtgtgtgtgtgtgtgtgtgtgtgtgtgttacaacataactaattttaatattatatattttaaaattatatatttatatataatatatatattatatatatataatttgtatatttagttttaaaatttagattaaatataatttttaccccGACCCCCCCGTTCTCTGCCCCAACCAAGGaggaggcagacggcgtgtttccCGGGGTCGTGAAATAAAAGCCCCAAAGAGGAACCCCCACAGCGTCCCCAAACCAGAGGGAAAACCCCTTGGGCGAgcgggcacgaaaaaaaaccaaaatacagtCGTTCCTTTaacaaagttatttacccgtacacttttctatggcacaacagggggaaaaccagcatgcaCACGACGAAACCTTATAACGGGAAACCCAAAAAGTAACAGGTCCAAGGGCACACCGAGGcccttcacaggagcagcgcccaaatCCGTCCCCCTTGGCTTGCTCCTCCGTCCTCCTCGCGCCATTTTACATCAGTTtcctaggtcatccttttcatttttaacacagcccaggtcacccttttttcttttaaaccctgtTTCGCACAGGACAAAGCCCCATGGCGTACCTATCCCCCCTATAGCGGGACGCCCTGCTCTGacaacctaaacctgaaacaaactacgaaaatttaaaaaaaattagtcctcggaaaaaaaaattttttcaaacaaaagaaaccgTAATTAAAAAtctttctcagaaacaaaaaaattttcatccatGGGGCCCTTTCTTCGCTCCTCCCCTGGGGTCGTTTGGGAGGAGGTGGGGCCCCGGGGGTAAGTTTTGGGCCCCaagggcacccagaggggtactCCTGCCCAGACGGGCTCATTCACCTTGACGTCTGTTAAAATCGCCCCCCCCCGCCAAATCTCGCCTCATCTCGGTCGTGTTGCCACACCCCACGCCCTCTGGGGCTaacgtctttctttttctccatggCCCCGGGAagtttcctggcccatggtaatgcCCAGCCAGTCCATGTGGACAAAGggggtcgttttcgccctctgcaatTTTGATGGGTTGTCATCAATTCTCGCAAGGGGTATatcttgatagtcatgtcattcgcCCCcgggtagtccacacagaagcgttgtgtaccGTCCTTTTTCTTCCCGGGACTACCGTATGAACCATGGATGCTGCCCGTTCAGTCACCCCCCTGCGCCGCCAGTCATTGACAGGTGCTGCATCTCTTCCCCGCCTGGTTGGTGTAATactggggggggggctcttgatgggcaaatcCCTTCCGGTGttaagggggggtttccccaaccCTGTGGGGCCCAGGTCCAAGCCCCCCTGTAAAAAAATCTGCATACTGAGCCGGGGTTGTGGcacatcttctctgtctgttttccgtcaggttagcggggCTCcgggcgccaagtcctcgagaagTCGGGCAACCTCCCACCCCCAAACAATCCTCTTTCCCCCGACGACTTTCTGGACACCCCACTTCCTCAAAAGTGCCCACTTTGCAAGCGGCACCTTCTGGGCCCCTTAAAATCGGAAAATTTAgctaccaaacaaaaaaaaacccctccccggcCCAAAGGGCTCCGCCCAACCGTACGCCACAGCCAGCTgggggttttggatgggctccacaggcccccccccacacatcacTCTTGACGTCGCCACCAGATTCTAgttgtcctgggggcaaggtcagTCGCTCAGCCAAAACTCCTCTGCAAGCCAACCCGGGAAAGCAAGGGCACCTTTTtccccgtgcaccctcaccacttccgtccaaggtcgacaccgcCTTCTCTGCGTGGGGTAGTAAAGGGGCCCAAAACAGTCCCGGGTCCCTGTCGGCCCCCCCCCACATCACCGGGCCCTGCCCCCGTGCTCCCAcccccaatacgagcctccacgggcCCCTTTTGAGCTCAACAATGCCCCGTACCCCACACAGTCTCTGGGGTGAACGGGAAAAGTCGCATAGGGGCCCAAATATCAGGCCACCTAGGCTTCTCACCCCAGGTCCACTTCAGGCGGATGGCTTCCCTTTTTTGAGCCCTCCTCCTGCTGGCGGGTTCAGGCGTTTCCCAAGTGGGACCCGGGAACGAGGACGGgggggtttcggccccccttctcccctgcccgggttttttccccgcaCCATTCTTGCCTTGGGAATGCACTCGGATGGTACCATCCCTCCACAGTCCTTGACCCACTGTGGAAGGtcgaatccgtccggttgaggggACGGGGTTCTGGGGCTCCCTGACCCCGACTACGTCTGGCCCTTCCCACCGCACCCCCCAACCAAGCCTTGGAAAAGTGCTCGGCCCCCTTCCTAAATGCtacttctccactttagccttccggccccggaggcaTGGTGGGGTGAGCACGGGCCCCCTAGGCCAGGTTTTGCCTTCGGGAAAGGGCCTCGCTCCAAAGGGCCCCCTCGTGGGCCCCCTGAAGGTCCTCAGGGTTCCCTGCTTGACGTGATTTGCAGCTGCgggtcctgcaaagcatcaaaaaaagaaatcggGGCCAGGACCCCGATCATCTtttctgcagctgcagggtacgacctccttaccagcgccccaATCCtccccagctgggacagtgttcgCCCCCCTCACGAGCCCCTTTCTTCAAGGGGGCCCCGATATACCCGCCTGGGGGGGTTGCCCAAAACGGCTTTTAAAAGCCCGCCACGCTGGTTAAGAGGATTTGGGTGCCGGCAGATTCTCCAACACTTCCacccggggccccttagcgctgttaccatgcaggggcccttttcccttctggggtccagccctgggcagatgccccgCATTTCAAATGcccggggcccccttcccccgtaccagctggcttacgcttcacgaATGTCCCGGAGGGCGAGGGGGTGCGGGGTGGGAAAGCGGCCCGGAAAAATAATcccctgggggggagggaagggggtgagggagggaaaagggggttgaccgggtccgagtttgccgccaatACCAAGgtagcggttccgatgggtcccccctTTTTGCAGGACCACTGGtccacgacgctgcgaggcccggggggtttcctGCCCCAAACCCCCGGCAGACCCCGTAAAATCTCCCCTCTGCTCTGTTCCCGAACCCGTCTCCCCTCTGCTTCAACGTTTTTCTAACCTCGTGACGgcccccctccttcacttcctccctagGCCCGAACCTCGCCCCTTTGATCTGCACCCCCTCCACAGTTACTCTTCCCGCTGTTGCAAAACCTTGCGGTGTACTGCgaaattttttcctcttccacaatgcaagattgctctgtcaCCCCAAaaattggcagaactgttcccctgccttccttgcctgcatctcgacggatGGTTTCGCCTCTTGCGTGCCCCCTTGTGCCGCTCTTTGCCCTTTgtgcctttcctccctcataccagccAGCATGGCTGATCAGGTCCATTGGCTCGGTTACCTCACCCTGCCTCCTCAGTCAtggctcctctccctcatggctgccccgATCTTTGGACAACAtgaaaatcggcgctctcacGATCAAATACACAAAACCCTCCTGACACCCTTTGTTACccaaccgcctcgtctctctgccccaacacaaggGAGGAGGCAACGGCGTCTATCCACAGGGTCTGAAATGAACACTCCCAAAAGGGAACCCGCACCCAGGTCCCCCCAACACCCCTGAGGGGAAACCCCGGCGAggcgggcacgaaataaacccccaaaagcagcgttcctttattacacaagttattttccccTACACTTTTCATAGGGccaaaacagggggaaacccatgtccactgcacgatacgcttataacGGGAACCCCCAAAGTTATCAGGtccaaaagggcacacacgaggtttcccCAGGACAGCGCCCAAATCCGTCTCCCCTTGGGttgtttcctccccccctccagcccCTTGGTCATGTTTGGGCCAGGTCAAacctttttatgttaaaaactTCCCCAggttccttttttatgttaaccccccttttccacagagacaaaaacccactgctagcctatccccccccctttacgcGACGCCCGTCTGCTCGCATACCTAAcccgaaacaaactacagaaaaatttttaaataaatttgcctcaggaaaaaaacaaaattctttcaaacaaaaataaCCGAATTGAAAATCAGTCTcccgaaacacaaaaatctttcaccagtgcgggttttttcctccccccgctgggggggggctggaggggtTTGGGGGCGGCGGTAATTGGCAGGggccccagaggggtatctcctgctccaAGACCTGGCTCCTGGTCACCTTTGGGCTGTTCATCGCCCCCACCCTCCAAAGCTCGTCCCATCTCGGTCAGTGTTGCCATACCCCATCGCCGTACTGGGGCTAAAagtccttctttttctccatggCCCAGGGGTGCTTCCTGCCCCGGTAATGCCCCAGCCAGTCCCCGTGGAAAACGACGGGCGTTTTCGCCCCCTGCGAATTTGATAGGGGTCTCAAATT is drawn from Penaeus monodon isolate SGIC_2016 unplaced genomic scaffold, NSTDA_Pmon_1 PmonScaffold_17052, whole genome shotgun sequence and contains these coding sequences:
- the LOC119569606 gene encoding basic proline-rich protein-like translates to MDAARSVTPLRRQSLTVPTLQAAPSGPLKIGKFSYQTKKNPSPAQRAPPNRTPQPAGGFGWAPQAPPHTSLLTSPPDSSCPGGKVSRSAKTPLQANPGKQGHLFPRAPSPLPSKVDTAFSAWGSKGAQNSPGSLSAPPHITGPCPRAPTPNTSLHGPLLSSTMPRTPHSLWGEREKSHRGPNIRPPRLLTPGPLQADGFPFLSPPPAGGFRRFPSGTRERGRGGFGPPSPLPGFFPRTILALGMHSDGTIPPQSLTHCGRSNPSG